From the Candidatus Saccharimonadaceae bacterium ML1 genome, one window contains:
- a CDS encoding ABC transporter ATP-binding protein/permease: protein MLKPQKMIDLRLYGLVRHLLDMRMALLEKDQKTRIDFERKFLAKRLGAELFQAVVEVGALVWIVYEIVAHRQPIGQFLFVQQTAGRALGSVSSLVSTVNSMDEDLANLFDYQRFMELPLAKQGGKTVPALHRDIRFKDVSFRYPGSDTLVLDHINLTIKRGQHVALVGENGAGKTTLLKLLAGLYQPVGGEVAVDGEPLASANIQTWHRQLGVLSQNFTQYDFATAAENVWFGDVSKTPSQERVNAALREAEAAKFVAKLPKGVDSYVNQWMESDDGVKGVDLSGGQWQRLALARNFYRDSPIIILDEPTSAIDALAEARIFDRLFQQKQKTIITVSHRLSTIEKADMIFMLAHGKVVEHGAHAELVAQHGAYYHMFESQLRRT from the coding sequence ATGCTCAAACCGCAAAAGATGATTGATTTGCGGCTGTACGGATTGGTTCGTCACTTGCTTGATATGCGCATGGCGCTGCTCGAAAAAGATCAAAAAACGCGTATTGATTTTGAGCGGAAATTTTTGGCGAAAAGACTCGGTGCAGAATTGTTCCAGGCGGTGGTGGAGGTCGGCGCGCTCGTGTGGATCGTGTACGAAATCGTCGCGCACCGCCAGCCGATCGGGCAGTTTTTGTTTGTGCAGCAAACAGCGGGCCGCGCGCTCGGCAGCGTTAGCAGCTTGGTCTCGACGGTTAATAGCATGGATGAAGATTTGGCGAATTTGTTTGACTACCAGCGATTTATGGAGCTGCCGCTCGCCAAGCAGGGTGGTAAAACAGTGCCGGCGTTACATCGCGATATACGATTCAAGGACGTGAGTTTTCGCTATCCGGGCAGCGATACTCTCGTGCTTGATCATATCAATTTGACCATTAAGCGCGGCCAGCATGTTGCGCTCGTCGGCGAAAACGGCGCGGGTAAAACGACGCTGCTGAAATTATTGGCGGGATTGTACCAGCCGGTTGGCGGCGAAGTAGCGGTTGATGGCGAGCCGCTTGCGTCGGCTAATATACAAACGTGGCACCGGCAGCTAGGCGTGCTCAGCCAAAATTTTACGCAGTATGATTTCGCGACAGCTGCCGAGAATGTGTGGTTCGGCGATGTGTCAAAAACGCCGAGTCAGGAGCGAGTGAACGCTGCGCTACGCGAAGCCGAGGCAGCAAAATTTGTTGCTAAGCTGCCGAAAGGCGTCGACAGCTACGTGAACCAGTGGATGGAATCCGATGACGGCGTGAAAGGCGTGGATTTGTCGGGCGGACAATGGCAACGATTGGCGCTTGCCCGTAACTTTTACCGTGACAGTCCGATTATTATTTTAGACGAACCGACGAGTGCGATTGATGCGTTGGCGGAGGCGCGCATTTTCGATCGGTTGTTCCAGCAAAAACAAAAGACGATTATTACTGTATCGCACCGTCTGAGCACAATTGAGAAAGCTGATATGATTTTTATGCTTGCGCACGGTAAAGTTGTCGAGCATGGCGCGCACGCCGAGCTCGTCGCCCAGCACGGTGCGTATTACCATATGTTTGAATCGCAGCTCCGGCGTACATAA